In a genomic window of Virgibacillus sp. SK37:
- the pgsA gene encoding CDP-diacylglycerol--glycerol-3-phosphate 3-phosphatidyltransferase, translated as MNIPNRITISRILLIPIFILLLSLPLNWGNWEIGESTLPIADFTAALLFILASVTDWVDGYYARKYNLVTNLGKFLDPLADKLLVSAALILLVEMGFAPAWVVIIIISREFAVTGLRLVAAGEGSVLAAGNMGKLKTATQMIAIAALLLHNFPFSFIGFPFGTLMLYVALFFTIVSGVDYFIKNWHVMRDSK; from the coding sequence ATGAACATACCAAATAGAATTACAATATCCCGTATTTTATTAATACCTATTTTTATTCTGTTGTTAAGCCTACCTCTTAACTGGGGAAACTGGGAGATTGGGGAAAGCACCTTACCAATAGCTGATTTTACAGCTGCATTATTATTTATTCTCGCATCTGTTACTGACTGGGTAGATGGTTATTATGCCCGTAAATATAATTTGGTGACGAATTTAGGAAAGTTCTTGGATCCACTTGCTGATAAACTGCTTGTTTCAGCAGCTTTAATTTTATTAGTTGAAATGGGATTTGCTCCTGCTTGGGTTGTCATTATTATAATAAGCAGGGAGTTCGCTGTTACAGGTCTTCGCCTTGTTGCAGCAGGTGAGGGATCTGTTCTTGCAGCAGGAAATATGGGGAAATTAAAAACAGCAACCCAGATGATTGCTATCGCTGCCCTCTTGCTTCATAACTTCCCTTTCTCTTTCATCGGATTTCCTTTTGGAACACTAATGCTTTATGTAGCTTTATTCTTTACAATTGTATCGGGCGTGGATTACTTTATTAAAAATTGGCATGTTATGAGGGATTCTAAGTGA
- a CDS encoding YmfK family protein gives MEKTEWYFEYEIQVNRPGLLGDISSLLGMLSINIITINGVENQRRGMLLLSQYDENIKRLKLILDTMDTIIVTKLRKPKLRDKLAVRHGKYIHRDVDDRKTIRFVRDELGILVDFMAELYKEEGHKLIGLRGMPRVGKTESVVAASVCANKRWLFVSSTLLKQTVRSKLIEGEYNTDNIYIIDGVVSKRRANEQHWQLIREVMQLPAIKVVEHPDIFVQSTEYNIEDFDYIIELRSHEDEKITYEPLEDQQFNQESGFSMFDF, from the coding sequence ATGGAAAAAACGGAATGGTATTTTGAATATGAGATTCAAGTGAACCGTCCTGGTTTACTTGGTGATATTTCCTCTTTATTGGGAATGCTTTCCATAAATATTATTACAATAAACGGTGTGGAAAATCAAAGAAGAGGAATGCTGCTCCTATCTCAGTATGATGAAAATATAAAAAGGTTAAAACTAATTTTGGATACGATGGATACCATAATTGTTACAAAACTCCGAAAACCTAAACTGCGGGATAAGTTAGCTGTCAGGCATGGAAAATACATCCATAGAGATGTGGACGATCGTAAAACAATTCGTTTTGTTCGTGATGAACTTGGAATATTAGTTGATTTTATGGCAGAATTATATAAAGAAGAGGGTCATAAATTAATTGGTTTGCGGGGGATGCCTCGAGTTGGTAAAACGGAATCGGTGGTTGCTGCAAGTGTGTGTGCAAATAAAAGATGGTTATTTGTTTCCAGCACCTTATTAAAGCAAACAGTACGAAGTAAATTGATAGAAGGGGAGTACAACACAGATAATATTTATATTATTGATGGAGTCGTTTCAAAACGACGTGCAAATGAACAACATTGGCAATTAATTAGAGAGGTTATGCAACTGCCAGCTATAAAAGTTGTGGAACACCCTGATATCTTTGTTCAATCTACAGAATACAATATAGAAGATTTTGATTATATTATTGAATTACGCAGTCATGAAGATGAAAAAATTACATACGAGCCGCTTGAAGACCAGCAGTTTAATCAAGAAAGCGGATTTTCTATGTTCGATTTTTAA
- a CDS encoding DUF3243 domain-containing protein produces MSVLDNFESWKGFLANKLDQAKQQGMSEETIQNVAHEVGDYLAQSVDAKNNEEAVLRELWNAASEQEQQAIANTMVKLVQNNGK; encoded by the coding sequence ATGTCAGTTCTTGATAACTTTGAATCATGGAAAGGTTTTTTGGCCAATAAATTAGATCAAGCGAAGCAGCAAGGCATGAGTGAGGAGACGATTCAGAACGTTGCACATGAGGTTGGAGACTATCTTGCACAAAGTGTTGACGCTAAAAATAATGAGGAAGCTGTACTTCGTGAACTTTGGAATGCGGCATCAGAACAAGAACAACAAGCAATTGCCAACACAATGGTTAAATTAGTACAAAATAATGGCAAATAA
- the ymfI gene encoding elongation factor P 5-aminopentanone reductase, whose product MGNNVLIIGASGDIGIAISKRLAQDGYKLILHYNKNKEALGHYIKDLSSEAILQLIQADLTSSIELKRFLQQLVFPVDHIVFASGKTSFGVFQHATEALMDEMLALHVKSPWVITKELLPDMIRRKTGNIIFITSIWAEQGASNEVLYSSVKGSQNSFVRALAKEVAPSGISVNAISPGYIDTKMNGHFLEDEKKVITEDIPMNRAGHPDEVAHVVSFLMDSRSSYIQGEVINITGGW is encoded by the coding sequence ATGGGGAATAATGTATTAATTATTGGAGCAAGTGGTGATATTGGTATAGCGATCTCGAAAAGGTTGGCTCAAGATGGCTATAAACTGATACTTCATTATAATAAAAACAAAGAGGCTTTGGGTCACTATATTAAAGATTTAAGCAGTGAAGCCATATTACAATTAATTCAGGCAGATTTAACTTCTTCCATCGAGTTGAAACGTTTCTTGCAACAACTGGTTTTTCCAGTAGACCATATCGTATTTGCCAGTGGCAAAACTTCTTTTGGTGTTTTCCAGCACGCAACGGAAGCACTGATGGATGAAATGCTTGCATTGCATGTGAAATCACCCTGGGTAATTACAAAGGAACTATTACCTGATATGATACGTCGCAAAACCGGTAATATCATTTTTATTACTTCTATTTGGGCCGAACAAGGCGCAAGTAATGAAGTGCTATATTCTTCAGTTAAGGGCTCTCAAAATAGCTTTGTAAGGGCCCTGGCAAAAGAAGTTGCTCCATCGGGTATTTCGGTCAACGCAATAAGCCCAGGATATATCGATACTAAAATGAATGGTCACTTTCTGGAAGATGAAAAAAAAGTAATAACAGAAGATATACCAATGAATCGGGCAGGACATCCCGATGAGGTTGCTCATGTCGTAAGTTTTCTAATGGATAGCCGTTCATCTTACATTCAAGGCGAAGTTATTAATATTACTGGTGGATGGTAA
- a CDS encoding RodZ domain-containing protein yields MEVGSRLKEARETKGLSLDSLQETTKIQKRYLKAIEDGNLHILPGKFYARAFIKEYANAVGIDPAELLQEYKEEIPKTENDEEIQYSRIQRTRKDNNQDKNSKVFSVIPTIIVVLLIIGIFFVAWFLIKQSMEDSNSTSPKEQDENEIIINNPEDNNQDDQDNNEQQNEDSSKEGEDDQSKDSQEQENAKQPELQLVEEESSGTKSTFNLLNAEDKATVTLEADGETWLDVKNEKDESLYSGMLTSEDSPMELEASEAEQVYFNIGNASALTININGVELNYPVDPNKNVVQKIWVNLQEQSE; encoded by the coding sequence ATGGAAGTAGGTTCAAGGCTTAAGGAAGCTAGAGAAACAAAAGGACTGTCATTGGATAGCTTACAGGAAACTACAAAAATTCAAAAAAGATATTTGAAAGCTATTGAGGACGGCAACTTGCATATTTTACCTGGTAAATTTTATGCCAGGGCTTTTATTAAAGAATACGCCAATGCTGTAGGAATAGATCCAGCTGAATTATTACAAGAGTATAAGGAAGAAATACCCAAAACGGAAAATGATGAAGAGATACAATACAGCAGAATACAACGAACTAGAAAAGATAACAACCAGGATAAAAATTCAAAAGTATTTTCTGTCATTCCTACAATAATTGTTGTGTTGTTAATTATAGGTATCTTCTTTGTTGCATGGTTTTTGATTAAACAATCCATGGAGGATTCTAATTCCACTTCGCCAAAAGAACAAGATGAAAACGAAATAATAATTAATAACCCGGAAGATAATAATCAAGATGATCAAGATAATAATGAACAACAAAATGAGGACAGTTCAAAAGAAGGCGAAGATGATCAATCAAAAGATTCACAAGAACAAGAAAATGCTAAACAACCGGAGCTTCAACTAGTAGAAGAAGAGTCCAGTGGCACGAAATCAACCTTTAATCTACTAAATGCAGAAGATAAAGCAACAGTTACATTAGAAGCGGATGGAGAAACATGGCTGGACGTGAAAAATGAAAAGGATGAGTCGCTTTACAGCGGGATGTTAACAAGCGAGGACTCACCTATGGAATTGGAGGCCTCGGAGGCAGAACAAGTATATTTTAACATTGGAAACGCATCTGCCTTAACAATCAACATAAATGGGGTGGAGTTAAATTACCCTGTAGACCCAAATAAAAATGTAGTGCAGAAGATATGGGTAAACCTGCAAGAGCAATCTGAATAA
- a CDS encoding ABC transporter permease, which yields MTQNNRLFGILVPIISVLLGLLAGAIIMLVSGYNPIEGYAALWNGAFGDAFTMGETVRRITPLILTGLAVAFAFRSGLFNIGAEGQVIVGWLAAVWVGLAVDAPMIVHLPLVLIVAMLAGALWGFVPGLLKAKLGVHEVIVTIMMNYIALFITNEIIRNVLTEQKTTTEAIPATASLASEWLQTLTFFSRMHYGILVALFAAVIMWFIVQRTTIGYELKAVGFNQHASRYAGMNVSKNIILSMVISGAFAGLAGAMEGVGTYGTISVMSGFTNLGFDGIAVALLGSNNALGVVLAAILFGVLKEGAGQMPTSAGVPTELVDIIIALIIFFVASSYIIRWFLLRFQKEGK from the coding sequence ATGACTCAGAATAATAGGCTATTTGGAATCTTAGTTCCAATAATTTCAGTACTTCTTGGACTACTTGCTGGTGCAATTATTATGCTGGTCTCTGGCTATAATCCAATTGAAGGTTATGCAGCTTTGTGGAACGGCGCGTTTGGTGATGCATTTACAATGGGGGAAACAGTCAGAAGAATTACTCCACTAATTTTAACCGGGTTGGCTGTTGCGTTTGCCTTCCGATCCGGATTATTTAACATAGGTGCCGAGGGACAGGTAATTGTAGGCTGGCTTGCTGCTGTATGGGTCGGCTTAGCAGTGGATGCGCCAATGATTGTGCATTTGCCTCTTGTATTAATTGTTGCCATGCTTGCTGGTGCTCTTTGGGGATTTGTTCCAGGTTTATTAAAAGCAAAATTAGGAGTTCATGAAGTGATTGTAACAATTATGATGAACTATATTGCTCTATTTATTACGAACGAAATTATTCGTAATGTGTTAACTGAGCAAAAAACAACAACAGAAGCCATACCGGCAACAGCTTCTTTAGCTTCGGAATGGTTACAGACATTGACGTTTTTCTCAAGGATGCACTATGGAATTCTTGTAGCATTGTTTGCTGCAGTAATTATGTGGTTTATTGTTCAACGTACTACAATCGGATATGAACTGAAGGCGGTAGGTTTTAATCAACACGCCTCTAGATATGCAGGAATGAATGTAAGTAAGAATATTATCCTATCAATGGTGATATCAGGAGCATTTGCCGGGCTCGCAGGAGCGATGGAAGGTGTAGGTACGTATGGCACGATTTCTGTTATGTCTGGTTTTACAAATCTTGGGTTTGACGGAATAGCTGTTGCGTTACTTGGGTCCAACAATGCTTTAGGTGTTGTTCTAGCAGCAATTCTCTTTGGGGTTCTTAAGGAAGGAGCCGGTCAAATGCCAACGAGTGCTGGTGTTCCTACTGAATTAGTTGACATTATAATCGCATTAATTATTTTCTTTGTTGCATCTAGCTATATAATTCGCTGGTTCTTACTTCGCTTTCAAAAGGAGGGGAAATAA
- the recA gene encoding recombinase RecA: MSDRKQALDMALRQIEKQFGKGSIMKLGEQELQKIATIPSGSLALDVALGIGGYPRGRVVEIYGPESSGKTTVALHAIAEAQKQGGQAAFIDAEHALDPNYARALGVNIEELLLSQPDTGEQALEIAEALVRSGAVDIIVVDSVAALVPKAEIEGEMGDSHVGLQARLMSQALRKLSGAINKSHTTAIFINQIREKVGVMFGNPETTPGGRALKFYSSVRLEVRRAETLKQGNDIMGNKARIKVVKNKVAPPFKQAEVDIMYGEGISKEGEILDIGSDLDIVLKSGAWYSYNEERLGQGRENAKQFLKENTDMMAEIHRAIRDHYQLDETKEETEEEVGQGSLDV; this comes from the coding sequence TTGAGCGATAGAAAACAAGCGTTAGATATGGCGTTAAGACAAATAGAGAAGCAATTTGGTAAAGGGTCCATTATGAAATTGGGTGAACAGGAGCTACAGAAGATAGCTACCATTCCAAGTGGATCTTTAGCCTTGGATGTAGCATTGGGAATAGGCGGATATCCAAGAGGTAGAGTAGTAGAAATATATGGCCCTGAATCTTCTGGTAAAACTACTGTGGCGCTTCATGCTATTGCAGAAGCACAAAAACAGGGTGGACAAGCAGCGTTTATAGATGCGGAGCATGCTCTGGATCCGAACTATGCACGCGCCTTAGGAGTTAATATCGAAGAATTATTACTATCCCAGCCAGATACTGGTGAGCAGGCGTTGGAGATTGCTGAAGCTCTTGTACGAAGCGGTGCAGTAGATATTATCGTAGTGGATTCTGTAGCTGCTCTTGTACCTAAAGCAGAAATAGAGGGTGAGATGGGTGACTCTCATGTTGGCTTACAAGCACGATTAATGTCGCAGGCTCTACGAAAGCTTTCAGGTGCTATTAATAAATCACATACGACAGCAATTTTTATTAACCAAATTCGTGAAAAAGTTGGAGTTATGTTTGGTAACCCAGAGACAACGCCTGGTGGACGTGCACTTAAATTCTATTCTTCTGTTCGATTAGAAGTACGACGTGCAGAGACACTGAAGCAAGGGAACGATATAATGGGGAATAAAGCCCGTATAAAAGTAGTGAAAAACAAGGTTGCCCCTCCATTTAAACAGGCGGAAGTAGATATCATGTATGGTGAAGGTATTTCCAAAGAAGGAGAAATTCTTGATATTGGTTCAGATCTTGATATTGTTTTGAAAAGCGGTGCATGGTATTCCTACAATGAAGAACGGCTGGGTCAAGGAAGGGAAAATGCCAAGCAATTTTTAAAAGAAAATACAGATATGATGGCAGAAATTCACCGGGCTATACGCGATCATTATCAATTAGATGAAACCAAAGAAGAAACAGAGGAAGAAGTAGGACAAGGGAGTTTAGATGTATAG
- the yfmF gene encoding EF-P 5-aminopentanol modification-associated protein YfmF, which translates to MLGFTESVKNEKGFNLHFIKTKKYKTLTIVVKIKGKLDRETITKRALLPYILQQGTENYATKQELQKKLADLYGASLSVDGGKKGESHILSLRLELANEKFVPDASSITEEGIALLNELLFHPRTVEGSFDHAVVRREKDTLLKKIQSVQDDKMAYANTRLIEEMCENEAYRLHVHGYEEDLPEIDSTNLYNYYKKMLMEDQIDIYIQGDYDEAYISDFLSPMLHKELADKDSNVPTGQSSQQTKKQIIKPKEIIEKQQLQQAKLHIGYRTNVTFQDDDYFALHVFNGIFGGFPSSKLFINVREKNSLAYYAASRMESQKGLLLVFSGIAPEDYEKARDIIRLQVVAMKNGDFSEEDMKQIKELITNQLLETMDHPQGLIELLYQQVLSDWILPPNKLIDNINKVTKEDVIQVAKKLEEDTLYLLTTKGDSSDE; encoded by the coding sequence ATGCTGGGATTTACTGAAAGTGTCAAAAATGAAAAAGGTTTTAACCTACACTTTATTAAAACAAAGAAATATAAGACATTAACAATTGTTGTTAAAATAAAAGGCAAACTAGATCGAGAAACAATTACGAAAAGAGCCCTCCTTCCTTATATTTTGCAGCAAGGAACAGAAAACTATGCAACCAAACAGGAATTGCAAAAGAAACTTGCTGATCTGTACGGTGCAAGCCTATCTGTTGATGGAGGTAAAAAAGGAGAGAGTCATATTTTAAGTCTCAGGTTAGAACTTGCAAATGAAAAGTTTGTGCCTGATGCTTCCAGTATTACAGAGGAAGGGATTGCTTTATTGAATGAGCTTCTTTTTCATCCGAGGACAGTAGAAGGTTCTTTTGACCATGCCGTTGTACGAAGAGAAAAAGATACTTTGTTAAAAAAAATCCAATCTGTACAAGATGATAAAATGGCTTATGCAAATACAAGGCTGATTGAGGAAATGTGTGAAAATGAAGCTTACCGTTTACACGTCCATGGTTATGAAGAAGATCTACCCGAAATAGATAGCACTAATTTATACAACTATTATAAAAAAATGTTAATGGAAGATCAGATTGATATATATATTCAGGGAGATTATGATGAAGCATACATTAGCGACTTTCTTTCTCCGATGCTTCATAAGGAATTAGCAGATAAAGACAGCAATGTGCCAACAGGACAATCTTCTCAACAGACTAAAAAGCAAATAATAAAGCCGAAAGAAATAATTGAAAAGCAACAACTTCAACAAGCCAAGCTTCATATTGGATATCGAACAAATGTAACCTTCCAGGATGACGACTATTTTGCTTTACATGTATTTAATGGCATATTTGGTGGATTTCCCAGTTCTAAATTGTTTATCAATGTAAGAGAAAAAAACAGTCTTGCATATTATGCTGCCTCCAGGATGGAGAGCCAAAAAGGATTATTATTAGTATTCAGTGGGATTGCGCCAGAGGATTATGAAAAAGCGCGCGACATTATTAGACTTCAAGTTGTTGCAATGAAGAATGGAGATTTCTCTGAAGAGGATATGAAGCAGATAAAGGAATTGATAACAAATCAACTACTAGAAACAATGGATCATCCCCAAGGTTTGATCGAATTATTATATCAGCAAGTATTATCTGATTGGATCTTACCTCCAAATAAACTTATCGATAATATAAATAAAGTAACGAAAGAGGATGTAATCCAAGTAGCAAAGAAGCTGGAAGAAGATACGTTATATTTATTAACAACAAAGGGGGATTCTTCCGATGAATAG
- the yfmH gene encoding EF-P 5-aminopentanol modification-associated protein YfmH, with product MNSNKYSHIEETIYSEKLANGLTVLLLPKKEMAKTYGLFTTNYGSIDQTFVPIGEEKKVTVPEGVAHFLEHKLFEKEDRDVFADFGKQGASPNAYTSFTKTAYLFSATNHIEKNVQTLIDFVQDPYFSEKSVEKEKGIIAQEIKMYDDQPDWQSFMGTIKSMFKNHPVNIDIAGTVESIHSITKDDLYMCYHTFYHPENMTLFLAGNFEAGEMMSLIKENQESKQFEKNNDILREFPDEPEHVAQKETHINMPVSIPKCTVGIKESVRELSGNDYLQKDLLQNMLLSHYFSKSGPFYQELYDQNLIDDSFYFETNLEKNFGYTLIGSNSAEPEKFAAKVKKQLLSTNRIQLSANEFERMKKKKIGQLLRQMNSLEFIANQYTQYHMLGIDFFEIIPAIQKLTLEEATQFLHQWISEERIAVCTISAK from the coding sequence ATGAATAGCAATAAGTATTCACATATAGAAGAGACTATTTATTCAGAGAAACTTGCCAATGGATTAACTGTACTCTTATTACCAAAAAAAGAAATGGCGAAAACATATGGTCTTTTTACAACAAATTATGGGTCGATAGATCAGACATTTGTACCTATCGGTGAAGAGAAAAAGGTCACTGTCCCTGAAGGAGTTGCACATTTCCTCGAACATAAGCTCTTTGAGAAAGAGGATCGAGATGTATTTGCCGATTTCGGAAAGCAAGGAGCATCTCCGAATGCTTATACCTCATTTACAAAGACTGCTTACTTATTTTCCGCTACCAATCATATTGAAAAGAACGTACAAACATTGATTGACTTTGTACAGGATCCATACTTCTCTGAGAAATCGGTGGAAAAAGAAAAAGGAATTATTGCTCAAGAAATTAAAATGTATGATGATCAACCTGATTGGCAATCTTTTATGGGAACTATAAAAAGCATGTTTAAAAACCACCCCGTGAACATTGATATAGCTGGAACGGTTGAGTCGATCCATTCTATTACGAAAGATGATTTATACATGTGTTATCACACGTTTTATCATCCGGAAAACATGACCTTATTTTTGGCGGGTAACTTTGAAGCCGGAGAAATGATGTCTCTCATTAAAGAAAATCAGGAATCGAAGCAATTTGAAAAAAATAATGATATTTTAAGGGAGTTTCCAGACGAGCCAGAGCATGTAGCCCAAAAAGAAACTCACATAAATATGCCTGTATCCATACCAAAGTGTACGGTTGGTATTAAGGAATCTGTTCGTGAGCTTTCCGGCAATGACTACTTACAAAAGGATTTATTACAAAATATGCTACTTAGTCATTACTTTTCAAAGAGTGGCCCTTTTTATCAGGAATTATATGACCAAAATTTAATTGATGATAGTTTTTATTTTGAAACGAATTTAGAAAAGAATTTCGGCTACACATTAATCGGCAGTAATTCTGCAGAGCCGGAAAAGTTTGCGGCTAAAGTAAAGAAACAACTATTATCGACTAATCGTATTCAACTTTCAGCTAATGAATTCGAGCGTATGAAAAAGAAAAAAATTGGTCAATTACTGAGACAGATGAACTCCTTAGAGTTTATTGCCAACCAATATACTCAATATCACATGCTAGGTATTGACTTTTTTGAAATTATCCCTGCAATACAAAAACTCACTCTTGAAGAAGCAACTCAATTCCTTCATCAGTGGATTTCTGAAGAAAGAATAGCTGTTTGTACTATTTCAGCTAAATAA
- a CDS encoding ABC transporter permease encodes MIDILQSLIPTVLFFSAPLIFTALGGVFSERSGVVNIGLEGLMVMGAFVGIVFNLTFADIFGSWTPWVSIIVATVIGAIFSIIHAVASVSFRANQVVSGVAINMLALGIGVYLTKQWYGKGQTDMVSEPFFRTNIPVLADIPIIGPIFFQGIYVTSYIAIIFAFIAWYVLYRTPFGLRLRAVGEHPMAADTNGINVYRMRYIAVLLSGALGGLGGSVFALTIVSNFSHSTIVGQGFMALAAVIFGKWHPLGAMGAALFFGLAQSLSVVSGGIPVLQDVPQVFLLIAPYVLTILALAGFIGRAEAPRANGEPYIKGSR; translated from the coding sequence ATGATTGATATTTTACAATCACTGATCCCGACAGTGTTATTCTTTTCAGCTCCATTAATTTTCACAGCATTAGGCGGAGTATTTAGTGAACGTTCCGGTGTTGTTAATATAGGCTTGGAAGGGCTAATGGTTATGGGTGCTTTTGTAGGGATTGTTTTTAACCTAACCTTTGCTGATATTTTTGGATCGTGGACTCCATGGGTCTCCATTATCGTTGCTACTGTAATTGGGGCCATATTTTCTATTATTCATGCAGTAGCTTCCGTATCGTTTAGAGCTAATCAGGTAGTAAGTGGTGTAGCAATCAACATGTTAGCTTTGGGAATTGGAGTTTACTTAACAAAACAATGGTATGGTAAAGGGCAGACAGATATGGTTTCAGAACCGTTCTTTAGAACAAATATCCCTGTACTGGCAGATATTCCAATTATCGGACCTATTTTCTTCCAAGGAATATATGTCACATCTTATATCGCTATTATTTTTGCTTTCATAGCGTGGTATGTATTATATCGCACTCCATTTGGTTTGAGACTTCGTGCTGTTGGTGAGCATCCAATGGCTGCAGATACAAATGGTATTAATGTGTATCGTATGAGGTATATTGCTGTTCTTCTTTCCGGTGCATTAGGTGGTTTGGGTGGATCCGTATTTGCTCTAACCATTGTTTCTAACTTTTCTCACTCGACTATTGTCGGACAGGGCTTTATGGCACTTGCAGCGGTGATATTTGGGAAATGGCATCCTTTGGGCGCGATGGGCGCTGCACTTTTCTTTGGTTTAGCACAAAGTTTGAGTGTAGTAAGTGGCGGAATTCCTGTATTGCAGGATGTTCCTCAGGTGTTCTTGTTAATTGCACCGTATGTACTTACAATTCTTGCTTTAGCCGGCTTTATAGGGCGAGCGGAAGCTCCACGTGCGAACGGAGAACCATATATTAAAGGAAGCAGATAA
- a CDS encoding competence/damage-inducible protein A produces the protein MTKQIKTEIIAVGTELLLGQIANTNAQWLSQQLAKYGLNVYYHGVVGDNLTRVEETFRDAQKRSDIIIVTGGLGPTDDDLTREGFQLISNLQLVEHLPAMEKISSFFKKQNTEMTPNNRKQARIFEGAHVLENEKGMAPGMIVHFEEKTWIFLPGVPREMKYLAEKEVFPYLQKMTGQSDIIKSTVLKFIGIGESRLEHELYDLIKNQSNPTIAPLAQNDGVVIRLTVKAKADEEADKLLGLTKGKILDKVGKYYYGADEQTVEEELIGLLKQAGKKIATAESLTGGKFTERLVSVKGASQVCRGGVICYDAKMKSELLGVSDEVIRSFGTVSKECALEMAENAWKRTGSDLGIGFTGVAGPSQMENKPVGTVFIAVSDRKGKHVVQEYSFQGDRTAIRNKAVLKGFEILFNYIKS, from the coding sequence GTGACAAAACAGATTAAAACAGAAATTATTGCAGTAGGCACTGAATTATTGCTTGGTCAGATCGCAAATACAAATGCCCAATGGTTGTCACAACAGTTGGCGAAATATGGATTAAATGTCTATTACCATGGTGTGGTTGGGGACAATCTTACGAGAGTGGAGGAAACCTTCAGAGATGCACAAAAACGTTCTGATATTATTATTGTGACAGGAGGCCTTGGACCAACAGATGATGATTTAACCAGGGAAGGATTCCAGCTTATCAGTAATTTACAGCTTGTGGAGCATCTGCCAGCTATGGAAAAGATAAGTTCATTTTTTAAAAAGCAAAACACGGAAATGACTCCAAATAATCGTAAACAAGCACGTATTTTTGAAGGTGCCCATGTTTTGGAGAATGAGAAAGGAATGGCACCTGGGATGATAGTCCACTTTGAAGAAAAGACATGGATTTTTCTTCCTGGTGTCCCTCGCGAAATGAAATACCTTGCGGAGAAGGAAGTCTTCCCGTATTTACAGAAAATGACCGGCCAATCCGATATTATCAAATCTACCGTACTCAAATTTATCGGAATTGGTGAGTCACGGCTGGAACACGAACTATATGATCTAATTAAAAATCAAAGTAACCCGACCATTGCCCCTTTAGCACAAAATGATGGTGTTGTTATTCGTTTAACAGTCAAGGCAAAGGCAGATGAAGAAGCTGATAAACTCCTTGGGTTAACGAAAGGAAAAATATTGGACAAGGTAGGAAAGTACTATTATGGTGCGGATGAGCAAACGGTTGAGGAAGAATTAATTGGATTACTCAAACAAGCTGGTAAAAAAATAGCTACAGCAGAGAGCTTAACCGGTGGTAAATTTACAGAAAGACTAGTATCTGTTAAAGGTGCTTCTCAGGTTTGTCGTGGTGGTGTCATATGTTATGATGCTAAAATGAAATCTGAGCTGTTAGGGGTTTCTGATGAAGTTATTAGATCATTTGGTACAGTGAGCAAAGAATGCGCTTTGGAAATGGCTGAAAATGCCTGGAAGCGAACTGGTTCAGATTTAGGGATCGGATTTACAGGAGTAGCGGGTCCAAGTCAGATGGAGAATAAGCCTGTTGGTACCGTGTTTATTGCGGTTAGTGATCGTAAAGGGAAGCATGTGGTTCAAGAGTATTCTTTCCAAGGAGATCGAACAGCTATTAGAAATAAAGCAGTCTTAAAAGGATTTGAAATTCTTTTTAATTATATAAAATCATAA